The Motacilla alba alba isolate MOTALB_02 chromosome 3, Motacilla_alba_V1.0_pri, whole genome shotgun sequence DNA window AGCAGTATTTGattcaaaaattatttgaagtttGGCCGCTAATGTAATGAGGTGAGAATTTCCATTGAGATGAAATAGGCTAATCAATTTGAACATTGATACTGAGTTACAGCAGTTTAAAATGTCATTCCCTGCCGGGGTGATAGATTCCACTTCAGTGAAATTTCATGGAGGGAAGTGGCAGATTTTCCCTCTCTGAATCGCTTCAGATAAATTCAGCTCAGCTGTGATGGGGAGGGTCATGACACCTAGGCAGCCTGCTATTCTTTCACTTGCAGTAATTTGGGGGTTGGTCATTAACTTAATTGTTTCCAGGTGGGGCCTGTTTAACCCCGGTACCACCTGCATGCAGTTAAGAAATACCCAAAATACGCCTCAGGTGCTGTAGCCCGGGGGCTGCCCGTGAAACCAGCTGCAAGTGGCAAACATGATTGGACATAAagccctgttcctgctgcctgtgtcagTCAGTAGTGGTTGAGcgctgcagcctggctgtccccGTGCTGTGTGTTCCCTTCGAGCAGGCTGGTAAGAGCTGTTATGTCTGGTAGCTGGGGGCAGCAAGGGGGATTCGGCCTTCAGAGACAGCCAGGTGGCCTCCAGAGCTGGGGGTgagggctggtggcagggctggtTTCAGGTGACCTAGTCTGGGGCCATAAACTGTCCCTGGTCGCAGCATTTCAGGGCAGCTGATGCTGCACTGGCTAGCTCAGATGGggcatttctgctctgtgttttggggGTTGCTTATTGCTAGGAAGTCTTAGGCCTTTCCCTTTTATTTGCCACGGAGAGCAGGAtgaaggcagctctgcaggctggaagTGGCAATTGTCCCTGGAGCTGAAGGCTTTGttgtgctgtgcagctgggggagcacagttctgggctgtggggcagcctTGCCcccacctccagcacagctgctctctcccagctgctccctgaacTGGGCCTTAAAATCTACCTAGAAACCTCACAAAGGCTGGAAATTAAATAGtggagcagagaaggaaataaaggatAGTCAAACACTGCGTTCATCAGTGTAGGACCTGAGGAAGCCAGGCACTAAAATCATCACAGAAATACAGCCTATTACAGTCAAAGGGTATATTttctagaaaattattttttcccctttatatAGTCCCCTGAAATTATTATCCACAGATTAATCCTGTACCACAACTGACGCACATCTAACTGTATTTGTGGGAGTGCAGGAATGCCTTTTTATCAtgaagcaggagagagagagaaggaaatggtCAGAATAGATTTAATATgtagagaaaggagaaaagaaatttcaacataatagtttaaaaaaaaaatgttcctttagTATCAGTTtgtattgtttaaaaaaagccatttcccaGCAAGAAAGCCCCTCTCTGCACGTGTGTGCCCTGGCAGAGAAAGGGCAGCTGCCCACAATCAAAACTCACCTTGCAATATCTTGCTTTGCAAAACCTTGGACCGTTTCCTCCAGATGCCTTTTCGTGAACTAAACATATGAATTGGTAGTGAATCCAGTGATGCTATCACTCCGGATCGCTGCTGTCCCTTTGGCTTTTCACCAAAAAACCATTCTCAGCATAGGACCCTTCATCCccgctgctcctggggctggtgtCGCTGTAAATCGTAAATATTTGGATGTGCTCCTGGCGCCAGGGCGAGAGTGGCAGCGCGTTAAagctccaaaaaaaaaggtccCGGTGAGAGGGGGAAGCAGTATTTCAACGTGTCGTCACCGGAGCACGGGAGTCGCCCGCGCTTTCCCCGCGCGGAGCGGCGGTGGGGCGCTCGGGGCTGGGATCGCCCGCTCCTCCCGGGGGCCAGCGCCGCCCCTGGCCCGGGCTGGCAGCGAGCGAGCGAGGGACGGCGCTGCGTTGGCTCGCAGCTGAGGGCCCCGGAGCCGGCAGGGCAGGGGGCGGGCAGCCCCCCGTGCTCTCTCCCCGCCTCGCAGCCCCCTCTCCGCTCAGCGCCGGGCCTCGCTGCCTGGCACCTTTGACCTGGCCGGGGACAAAGCCCTGAGTGCCCCGGCTCAGCTGGCACCTGAGGCGCCCCTACTGCCCGTGCCCCCCAAAAACGCCCGCACGGGCgctgttgtttctgttttaaagcGCCTTCTCGGGCTGTTGGGTTTTATGCTCATGTGCGCGTTGTGGTTTGTGACATCTTAGGGCCCAGGTGTGCCGATAGCCGTATACAGAAGGATGCGGGTTTGCTTCCGACCTTGCCACACAAAAATAACTGCACGTTTCTTCCTAAATTAACTCGCGGAGCAGCTGTTCGCCTTCACCCAAATTAGTGACGCTCTGTGAGCAGCCGGCATAGGAATAGGTATCCCCTCCTCCATCCCGCCGGCCTCTCCGGCAGGGACCGCCGGCACAACCGCGGGGCGAGGGGGTCCCGGGCCCGCTCCCAGcgccggcgctgccgggggaGCGGGGAGCGCTCGGGGTGAGcccggctccgctcccgccgcgcGTCGGGCGGCCCGAGCTCCCCGCGGGGATCCCCGGCAGCCCCTCCGCGGTGCGGCGGGGCGCCGGAGGGGGGGAatcccttcttccctcctccccgcCCGGCTGCGCGTACGCCCCGTCCCTCGGCGTGGGCGCTCCATCAGCTCCGCCGGcatctcccctcctcctcccctccccgcaCACCCACACACTTTCCCCGTCCCTCCTCCCCGCCACTCCGCAGCAGAGTGCTTTTGCAGCCTGTGCGGCTCCTGAGGAAGGAGGTGTgcggcttttttttttttttcctcctcctttttatttttaatttttttgtcttttctccgGAGCGCACCTTTCGgcggagcagctgcagcagccgcGGCCACGCCGGGACCGAGCAGGGAGGATGGCGGGGGGGCGTCTCCCGGGGCTGCTTTTTATCTTGCGTGAGTACCTGGGTGGCGAGTCGCGACACGGAGCCCTGTCGCGACCGGGCAGCCGCTGGCGCTGACGGACTCGGCGCTGTCGCGGCACCGGTCTCGCATCGCCGCCACCGGCTGCCACATCTCCTCCACCTGCTCTGTCGCGACAGGAACGCCCGGTCGCGATAGAGCAGCTTGCTCCAGCGGGCTCGAGGGTGGCGGGGGGTGTTAGGGTGAGCGGCAGAGGCTCGGGGCTGCTGGCGCTCAGCCCCGCTGTGCCCGCAGACGCCGCGGCTCGCCTGGCCGCCGAGCAAGAAGTTGAAAATCTCTCCGGGCTCTCCCCTAACCCCGAGAAGGACATCTTCGTGGTGCGGGAAAACCGGACGACGTGTCTCATGGCCGAATTCGCCGCCAAGTTCATCGTTCCCTACGACGTGTGGGCCAGCAATTATGTGGATGTGAGTGGGGGCCGGGGTTGGCCCGGGTGGTCCGGGGCTCCGGCAGGACCGGGCATGGCGGGGGACGCACGCACTCATACATCTGCCGGTACTTTCGGAAAGTCCTTTATTCCCTCCGAGGATTTTCAGCCGGGACAGCGAGGGGGACTCGGGGGTCGCCCTGCTGAGCCCCGCTCCCTTTTGCAGCTGATCACGGAGCAAGCCGATATCCCGCTGTCGCGGGGCGCCGAGATGAAGGGCAAGTGCGGCACCAACGAGTCGGAgctggagctctcctggctggaCCAAGCGTACACCCTCAAACTCTCCTTCCTGAAGGTACGGGCTCCCCGCACGCCAGGAGCCGGGGGCGCGGCGGTTCCGCGGGGTCCTGACCGGCTCTGTCTTGGCAGGAGGGGCACAACACGTCCCGGGGCCCGGAGGCGTCCTGGAAGCTCAGCCGGATCCAGTTCACCTACGACACCTCCGAGCGCACCTACTTCAAGGATGCCGTCAGCCGTAAGCGCCCGGGCTCGGGGATTGAGGGAGAtcccggcgggcgggcgggcgagcgcggggccgggctgcgAAGGGAGCACCCCGCGGGCTGCTCCTAAATGTAGCTTACGGGAAAAAGGAAACGCCGGATCCTCCCGACAAAGCCGGGACCAGCTGCCAGGTTTAAACCGCATAttagagtatttttttcctcagctgggtttcccccccccccctttttttttttttaatcaccgCGGTTGGCGGGGGAGGGAGAACCCAGCTCCGCCCGTTTGCTGTACTGTCCTGTGGGACCCAGGGCCCGAGGGGTGGGAGATGGAGACACCTGGGCTGGAAAAGCTTGTCTCCTTTCCTGTGGGGAGATTGTTTTTGAGGTTAATCCTGATGGTGGCTGAATAGGTGGGAAAGCAGCAGTTCCCCAAGATACCTGAGATTGACATTGGTATCATACCATTACACACCTCCGCACCCAACAGCCTCCTCTTTTCTCACTGGGTTTTCcattcttttggttttcattttgtttttatttcatttaggTTCAGAAATGCGTTGCCTTgaattgaaaaatgaaatattttcatttgcaaattgTTCTCCCTCAGGATTTTCCAACTCCAGTGACTAGGGCATTTGGAGTTGTTGCCATAAGACATGCTGGCTTTGGGGCTGTTTTCCCACTGTTTGAGTCCCCAGAATGCGGAGCTGGCCGTGCCGCATCAGCCCCTGCCCGTGTTAAGCACTGATTGcctttttgtgctgctggaggggaacAAAGGGCTGCAGAAGAGCGGGAGGTGGAAGATACCCCTCATTCCACCTGGCTCAGCCACAGCCGGCCTTCGCTTGCAAAACAAGCTTGGTGtgatgggaaaatattttctctcgTTTATACTTGGGTGAAACGGTCCCGCTGTATTTTCAGGAAGGGCTTTCTGGCCTGTCTAGCTTTGTGGGGTGGCCCCCAATGGCGCTGCTCCTTCCCACCTGGATTCAGAGCCTAGTGTAGCCTCAGAAGTGGGTGATTCCCAAATGTGGGGAGCACAGCCACAGTCCCGGGCTGCGCCCCGAGTGTCTGTGAGTGGGAACCATTTCACGTTAGGGACTCCAGGCGCTGTGACAGGAGCGGAGCTGGCGGCGGCAGAGCCAGCTTTGTGCTTTGTGGAGCTGTGTTCCCGCATCGGGAGGCCATCCCGGagtgggagctgccctggctgtgtggggTGTCCCACAGAAGCCGGCTCCCACCCCGGGAGGACCCTGAGGAGCAGCGGGGCGCTGCTGCCGCATTGCGCCCCGGCCGTGTCACGCACGCGTTCGGTTCGTTGCCCCTGTTCCTGAGGCCCCTCGGGGCCGGGCCCTGACCCGTGTGTGTCCCCCTGGCCAGCCGGGAAGCACACGGCCAGCTCGCACCGGCTCTCGGCCCTGGTGACCCCTGCCGGGCGCTCCTACGAGTGCCAGGCGCAGCAGACCATCTCCCTCGTCTCCAGCGACCACCAGAAGTccgtgcagctcctgctgtcgGAGGTGCGGCTCCAGCCCTTCGACATCCCCGCGGATTTTGTCTTCAGTGAAGGTAAGGAGCGGGTAAAGACACGTCCTGCATCCCCGAGGTGCTGATGCTGCCACGGCCTTTGGGATGTTGCAATGTACTGAAGGAATTTTGGGTCCCACCTTTTCCAGGGCAACCTTCCCCTCACTGCAGCCTGTTACCAGTGCTCCCTGCGGTCCCATTCCAACCCATTCTGTGGTCACTCCAAAGGCTTTACAAATTCAGCCCGTTCAGCTGCCAAAACATGGGCTATCGTTGGATGTACGTTGGCTTCTGGAAGTAGTTACAGAGTCAGATTGCCAGCCAGCCCCaatgcagcatccctggggagccctgCCACGCTGAGGtgtctcctctgcagcacagcaatgcttcagcacagccccaggggcttCTTAGGGCTGCTGCTCGCTGGGGAAGCTTGGGGCTGCGGTGCCAGGGGACTCTGGGGGTGCACATTCCTGGCTCCAGTTTGATTAATGCCCATTgtgagggggaaggaagagTAACAGGGACTTCAGTGAGGCTCCTCGAGCACCAAACACACGGGATGCCATTCTGCTTCTGGGGTTCCTTAGCATCCACGgtggagaaaagaaaacctgagtTGAAGCACGCTGTTTGTATCAAAGAGCTGCGCTGGAGCCTGCAGCAATGCTGCCGTGGGACAGGATTCCTGCAGTCTCAGGTTCCTTTGTCCCAAGGAACCCGTGGtgctcctcctcccctggcTTTCCCAGCAGGTTGAATGAGGCAGGGTAGTCATACCTGGATTGGGTCAGACCAGTCCCATTTCACAGGGCTGCCTTAGCACTAAAATGAGTAAAGCCTGTTATTGTAACCAGGTGCAAACAAAACGTGTCATGGCCAACTCTTTTAATAATGAGTTATAAAATGGTGGTATTGAAGCCTAGCATTAAAAACGTGGAGCTTTATTATTTAGCATGTGGGAAATGTTTTGGAGCACAATAAAAGCCCAGCACtgactgcagagctgagtgGTTGCACTCACAACTCGCATCCTCTCACTGATGTTGTAAATTCGTGCTGCTGCatgtgctggctctggcagagctctgcctggctgaaTTACTCACAGCAAGGCCAGAGTAATACTGAGTAGGTTTTATCCGTGGGCAGGGTGTTTTTGTACCAAAGTAGTACCGCATTTTTCTTAGAtttacagggagaaaaaagtagAACTTAATAGTTcgctgtaattttttttgctggtgtAGCTTTaccctctttttcctcctgtggaTCCAGGATTCCTGCACTCAGGGTTGGGCTGGGCAGACCTTGGGGGCTGAGAACAGCGTGTTTAAAATATGCAAGTCTGTGTCTCCGTGATACCAAACTCATGAAGTCCTAGAGCTCCCAGTTAAAACAGCCAAACTCGGGGCTCGCTGCCAGAGGAATCTACCTGCTGTTTTCATTATATGCTCATTCCTGTCAGGCAGCaaatttgtttctattttgttttctcttttgttgctGTAGTTTGGTGGGCTTGTCTTTTTTCCAGCACAACACAAAGACATGATGTTGCTTTAGCAATCTTTAAACACATGGAAGGAATTCCTCCTCTGGAGGACAGCATGGCTTCTCTCTTTGTCTGGCTCAATGGGGTTTTCCGTAGTTGTTGCTCTCATTATTTAATTACACTCCTTTTTGTCGAATTCCACTGGAAGTTGCCCAGCAAAGAGCACCTGGAGGGGTGGTCAGAGGTGCTGGGAGGTGATTTATCAATGGAGCTCcatgcagggcactgctgctctcccagcagcacgTTCCCTCCAGCCGAGCTCGTCCTCAGCACACACATGGCAGAACGGGATCTTCTGTGGGGTCTGAGAATCGCTGCCAATCTCAAATTACAGTAATTAGCCTTCTCCTTTTTGCTTCATTAATTTCCCATTAGGTAAAATTCCTATTAATTATGAACAAGctacagaacattttaaaatattttggagtaGAGAAAGAGACCTGCTAGAGCAGAAGAATCACCAAAACACAGGAGGGTTGGGCCCctttttccacaaagaaatgGGGGAAAGGTTTCTTCGTTAGTCCTGAC harbors:
- the LAMP5 gene encoding lysosome-associated membrane glycoprotein 5, with protein sequence MAGGRLPGLLFILHAAARLAAEQEVENLSGLSPNPEKDIFVVRENRTTCLMAEFAAKFIVPYDVWASNYVDLITEQADIPLSRGAEMKGKCGTNESELELSWLDQAYTLKLSFLKEGHNTSRGPEASWKLSRIQFTYDTSERTYFKDAVSPGKHTASSHRLSALVTPAGRSYECQAQQTISLVSSDHQKSVQLLLSEVRLQPFDIPADFVFSEEHKCPVDQREQLEETLPLILGLILGLVIVITLGIYHIHHKLTASQVQIPRDRSQYKHMG